In Methylomagnum ishizawai, one DNA window encodes the following:
- a CDS encoding branched-chain amino acid transaminase, translating to MAMDDKDGVIWLDGEWLPWRDAKVHVLTHTLHYGCGVFEGLRAYQTARGAAIFRLRDHTDRLFRSAHIMNMAMPFDKDTLDQAQREAVSRNKLASAYLRPMCFFGSEGMGLHAKNIKVHVMVAAWEWGSYLGQENMERGIKVRTSSYVRNHINSVMCKAKANGNYLNSILAVREAVECGCDEALLLDHEGYVAEGSGENIFIVRRGKLYTPDLTSALEGITRETICTLAQEQGLEVVEKRITRDEVYVADEAFFTGTAAEVTPIRELDGRVIGAGGRGPVTAKLQALYFDYVQGRREDHGEWLNYVD from the coding sequence ATGGCGATGGATGACAAAGACGGCGTCATCTGGCTCGACGGCGAATGGCTACCCTGGCGCGACGCCAAGGTGCATGTGTTGACCCATACCCTGCATTATGGCTGCGGCGTCTTCGAGGGACTCCGCGCCTACCAGACGGCACGCGGCGCGGCGATCTTCCGCCTGCGCGACCACACCGACCGGCTGTTCCGTTCCGCCCACATCATGAACATGGCGATGCCCTTCGACAAGGACACGCTCGACCAGGCCCAGCGCGAGGCCGTGAGCCGCAATAAGCTGGCCAGCGCCTACCTCCGCCCCATGTGCTTCTTCGGTTCCGAAGGCATGGGCCTGCACGCCAAGAACATCAAGGTCCATGTCATGGTCGCCGCCTGGGAATGGGGCAGCTACCTGGGCCAGGAGAACATGGAACGCGGCATCAAGGTCCGCACCTCGTCCTATGTCCGCAACCACATCAACAGCGTGATGTGCAAGGCCAAGGCCAACGGCAACTACCTGAATTCCATCCTGGCGGTGCGCGAAGCGGTCGAATGCGGCTGCGACGAGGCGCTGTTGCTGGACCACGAAGGCTATGTGGCCGAAGGCAGCGGCGAGAACATCTTCATCGTGCGCCGCGGCAAGCTCTACACCCCGGACCTGACCTCGGCCCTGGAAGGCATCACCCGCGAAACCATTTGCACCCTCGCGCAGGAGCAGGGTTTGGAAGTGGTCGAGAAGCGCATCACCCGCGACGAGGTCTATGTCGCCGACGAAGCCTTCTTCACCGGCACGGCGGCGGAAGTCACCCCGATCCGGGAACTCGATGGCCGCGTGATCGGCGCGGGCGGGCGCGGCCCCGTGACCGCGAAGCTGCAAGCCCTGTATTTCGATTATGTGCAGGGGCGGCGGGAAGACCATGGCGAGTGGTTGAATTACGTGGATTGA